One Nitrospira sp. DNA window includes the following coding sequences:
- a CDS encoding Pyrroline-5-carboxylate reductase, which produces MTNSRVKGPIAFLGGGQMAAALIGGLLAAQAGEAALIYATDPLAARRNLLKSRFGIQVGSDNRDAVREADLVVLAVKPQAMQAVLDDVGKALAGKLVLSIAAGVTTAWIGERIVTPRGIVRAMPNTPALVREGVTALAYQADLAAGDLAAVRALFEAVGSVVSVEERFMDAVTGLSGSGPAYVFVAIEALADGGVKMGLPRATAELLAAQTVLGAARLVLESGEHPARLKDQVASPGGTTIAGLHQLEMGGMRSCLMAAVEAATNRSQELGR; this is translated from the coding sequence GTGACTAACTCGAGGGTGAAGGGACCGATCGCATTTCTCGGCGGTGGGCAGATGGCGGCGGCCTTGATCGGCGGCCTGTTGGCGGCGCAGGCCGGAGAGGCCGCCTTGATCTATGCCACGGATCCGCTTGCCGCGCGTCGTAACCTGTTGAAGTCGCGTTTCGGCATTCAGGTCGGATCGGACAATAGAGATGCCGTTCGTGAGGCCGACCTGGTGGTCCTGGCGGTGAAGCCGCAGGCGATGCAGGCGGTGCTCGACGATGTGGGGAAGGCGTTGGCTGGAAAGTTGGTCCTGTCCATTGCGGCCGGCGTGACGACCGCCTGGATAGGCGAGCGGATCGTGACGCCGCGAGGCATCGTGCGGGCGATGCCCAACACACCGGCGCTGGTGCGCGAAGGGGTGACGGCGCTGGCCTATCAGGCGGACCTCGCAGCCGGCGACCTGGCGGCGGTGCGGGCCCTGTTCGAAGCGGTCGGGTCGGTGGTCTCGGTCGAGGAGCGATTCATGGATGCGGTGACCGGATTGAGCGGGAGCGGGCCGGCCTACGTCTTCGTGGCCATCGAGGCGCTGGCCGACGGCGGGGTGAAGATGGGATTGCCGCGGGCGACCGCTGAACTGCTGGCCGCGCAAACGGTGTTGGGTGCTGCTCGGTTGGTGCTGGAATCGGGTGAGCATCCGGCGCGGCTGAAGGATCAGGTCGCGTCGCCGGGAGGCACCACCATCGCGGGGTTGCACCAATTGGAAATGGGAGGCATGAGGAGCTGTCTGATGGCGGCCGTCGAGGCGGCTACGAACCGATCACAGGAGTTGGGACGCTGA